One genomic region from Spirosoma sp. KCTC 42546 encodes:
- a CDS encoding ABC transporter permease, translating into MKTPPPLADRLLEWFCASHLLEEVQGDLYERFVRDVGDVGIQRANQRYWLNVLRFVRPFALKRQSQHYSSPGLLNPLMLRNYFKTSIRNLIKHKVSSLINLFGLTLGVTACLVIYLITNFELSYDTFHPESDRIYRLVGESQYGKSGEKHLVGFVPNAVPGAIRKEIAGIETVAAFHNISSDVLVPNGKDKPARFEGKKHDEIIVVEPQYFDIFTYKWLAGNPKTALNEPFKLVLSERKARTYFGDLPLEKIIGKEVIYQDSVRVTVAGIVQDWTKPSDFVFTDFISFATIQASQLKRDIDLSQWNDIWSASQAFVKLPQGTTPDQLTAQFSRFSKAHFTKDMDLKFTPALQPLSDLHFNDDYNDNYSRKAHLPTLYGLMAIAGFILLIAAINFINLSTAQSVQRAKETGIRKVMGSSRANLIFQFLSETAFLTFIAVLISLALVNPILAVFQSLTPQGLTFDLFSWQTLIFLAAVTVTTSLLSGLYPSWVLSSYVPALTLKGQTNLTGGQKGYLRKALIVFQFTVSLVFIIGTLMVTRQLNFMRNKDLGFSTDAVIEVHTRHDDKSLVLAQKIKQLSGVERATLQWFPPMGQAYMVTKLNYRGKKNIEMDVSAKVGDENFIPLYKLRLLAGRNYMKSDSLREIVVNATYAKALGFKKPADAVNQLVEFQGKPYPIVGVVADFHEQSFHEKISPVFISYMPRQAKNIGVKLAAKGGQLSDIKATLASIEQQWQSVYPDNKFDYTFLDDSIARLYEKEQKTGQLVNTATAIAILISCMGLFGLATFTAQQRTKEIGVRKVLGASVGSIVALLSKDFLTLVIIALVISSPIAWWGMNQWLKDFAYKVDLEWWVFALAGMLAVLIALLTVGFQSIKAALTNPVKSLRSE; encoded by the coding sequence ATGAAAACACCGCCCCCTTTAGCCGACCGTTTACTCGAATGGTTCTGCGCTTCTCACCTGCTGGAGGAAGTGCAGGGCGATTTGTATGAGCGATTCGTTCGGGATGTAGGGGATGTGGGTATCCAACGCGCAAACCAGCGATACTGGCTTAACGTATTACGCTTCGTCCGTCCGTTTGCTCTCAAACGACAATCGCAGCACTATTCTTCACCTGGTTTACTGAACCCGCTTATGCTACGCAACTATTTCAAAACCTCGATTCGCAACCTGATCAAACACAAGGTCAGTTCGTTGATTAATCTGTTTGGCCTTACGCTGGGCGTAACGGCCTGCCTGGTTATTTACCTTATCACTAATTTCGAACTGAGTTATGACACGTTCCACCCCGAGAGCGACCGTATTTACCGGCTGGTGGGTGAGTCGCAATACGGGAAGTCGGGCGAAAAACATCTGGTAGGCTTTGTGCCCAATGCCGTTCCCGGAGCGATTCGAAAAGAGATTGCGGGCATAGAGACGGTTGCCGCTTTTCATAATATTTCCTCAGATGTCCTCGTACCCAATGGCAAGGATAAGCCAGCGCGGTTTGAAGGCAAAAAGCACGATGAAATCATAGTGGTCGAGCCGCAGTATTTCGACATTTTCACCTACAAATGGCTGGCTGGCAATCCTAAAACTGCCTTAAACGAGCCCTTCAAGCTGGTACTCTCGGAGCGGAAAGCCCGCACCTATTTTGGCGATTTACCATTGGAGAAGATCATTGGGAAAGAAGTAATTTATCAGGATTCCGTACGCGTTACAGTAGCTGGAATTGTGCAGGACTGGACAAAGCCAAGTGATTTTGTCTTTACGGATTTCATTTCGTTCGCTACCATTCAGGCCAGCCAGCTTAAGCGCGATATTGACCTCAGTCAATGGAACGACATCTGGTCGGCCTCGCAGGCATTCGTCAAACTTCCGCAGGGAACCACGCCCGATCAACTCACCGCCCAATTCAGCCGGTTTAGCAAAGCGCATTTCACGAAGGACATGGACCTGAAATTTACGCCCGCCTTACAACCACTTTCCGATCTTCATTTTAACGACGATTACAATGACAATTACTCCCGCAAAGCGCATTTGCCTACGCTTTACGGCTTGATGGCAATTGCCGGTTTTATTTTGTTGATTGCCGCCATCAACTTCATCAATTTATCGACGGCGCAGTCGGTACAGCGGGCGAAGGAAACGGGCATTCGCAAGGTGATGGGAAGTAGCCGGGCCAACCTGATTTTCCAGTTCCTGAGCGAAACGGCTTTTCTGACATTTATAGCCGTATTGATTTCGTTAGCCCTCGTCAATCCGATACTCGCAGTCTTTCAGTCGCTGACCCCTCAGGGATTAACGTTCGATCTGTTCAGTTGGCAAACACTGATTTTCTTAGCCGCTGTTACGGTGACCACCTCACTCCTTTCCGGCCTCTATCCCTCCTGGGTCTTGTCTTCGTACGTACCAGCCTTAACCTTAAAAGGCCAAACTAACTTGACTGGCGGACAGAAAGGGTATTTGCGAAAAGCATTGATTGTGTTTCAGTTCACGGTATCACTCGTGTTCATTATTGGAACGCTCATGGTAACCCGTCAGCTCAACTTTATGCGCAACAAAGACCTGGGTTTTTCGACCGATGCCGTTATTGAGGTTCATACCCGGCACGATGATAAAAGTCTTGTATTAGCCCAGAAAATCAAACAGTTATCTGGTGTTGAACGGGCCACGTTGCAGTGGTTTCCGCCCATGGGACAGGCCTATATGGTAACCAAGCTCAACTATCGGGGCAAGAAGAACATCGAAATGGATGTGTCGGCGAAGGTGGGCGATGAGAACTTCATTCCGCTTTATAAGCTCCGGTTACTGGCCGGCCGAAATTATATGAAAAGTGACTCTCTCCGGGAGATCGTCGTCAACGCTACCTATGCCAAAGCGTTAGGCTTTAAAAAACCTGCCGATGCCGTCAATCAGCTCGTCGAATTTCAGGGCAAACCGTATCCTATTGTTGGTGTCGTAGCCGATTTCCATGAGCAATCGTTTCACGAAAAAATTAGCCCGGTCTTCATCAGCTACATGCCTCGACAGGCAAAAAATATCGGTGTTAAACTAGCAGCGAAAGGTGGTCAGCTCAGCGATATAAAAGCAACGCTGGCTAGCATCGAACAACAATGGCAGTCCGTATATCCCGACAATAAATTTGACTATACTTTTCTGGATGACTCCATTGCCAGACTCTATGAAAAAGAGCAGAAAACCGGGCAGCTTGTCAACACAGCAACGGCTATTGCGATCCTGATCTCATGTATGGGCTTGTTTGGGTTGGCAACGTTTACGGCACAGCAGCGGACGAAAGAAATTGGTGTCCGGAAAGTGCTGGGGGCATCGGTAGGCAGCATCGTAGCGCTACTCTCGAAAGACTTTTTGACGCTGGTTATTATTGCCCTGGTAATTTCTTCCCCTATTGCCTGGTGGGGCATGAACCAATGGCTGAAGGACTTTGCCTACAAGGTTGACCTTGAGTGGTGGGTGTTTGCCCTGGCAGGCATGCTGGCCGTTTTGATCGCTTTACTAACCGTTGGCTTTCAAAGCATTAAAGCGGCATTGACGAATCCGGTTAAATCACTTCGGTCTGAATAA